CTAGATTCCTCGTAATCCAGCGGGGCTTTGGTTCTGATCTCCCCTGTCCGGGGATCTAAAGAGAAAAGCTTGGTGAATTTACCAGGTGAGTTATTGCTAACTTTGAAGGAATATTCCACGTCCCCGTTGGGACCTTCATCCAGGTCGCTGACATTCAGTTTGGTGACCAGAGTGCCCACTGGCACATTCTCCTCCAGGTTTACCTTGGATATGGGTGGGTCACAGACAGGAGGGTTGTCATTTGCATCCAGGACGTGGATGGTAACCTTAGCAGTGCCAGATTTCACCGGGTTCCCTCCATCCAGGGCTGTCAGCGTCAGGTGATGAACAGCCACTTTCTCTCTATCCAGAGCTTTTTCAAGTACAATCTCGGGCATTTTAACACCATCTCCTCTCACGTTGATGCTCAGGGCAAAAtgctggctggggctgagctcaTAGGTGGAGATGGAGTTGGAGCCCATATCTGGGTCTTCTGCTACCTCCAGGGGTAGCCGAGTCCCAGGGTTGGCTACCTCAGTGATCTCCAAGACCACCTCTGGCTTAGGGAACTGGGGCGCGTTGTCATTGACGTCCAGGACATCCACCTCGACCCGGTGGAGCTGGAGGGGATTCTCCATGACGAGCTGGAGGTGCAGGGAGCACGTGGGGCTCTGCCCGCACAGTGCCTCCCGGTCCAGCCTGCTGTCCAGGAGCAGCACACCCGCCGCCAAATCCACCTGGAAGTGTCGCTGCCCACCCTCGCTCACCAGGCGCAGGTTGCGGGTGGACAAGCTCCGCAAATCCACCCCGAGGTCCTTGGCCAGGTCGCCCACCCAAGAGCCCGGCTCGCGGTCCTCGAGTACTGAATAAcggagctgggagctgctgggagccgGCAAGCAGGAGAAGGCTGCGAGCAGCAGCGGCAGCTGCCATGGCAAACTCCGTCCCCCAAGCATCCCGTGCCGGGGGTTGCGAGCGGAGCAGCGCGGAACGGCGCGGAACGGCGGCGGGTCCGGGTAGCCTCACccccccccgcccgcccccaGGGAGCCGCTGCCGCCGGACGGAACCCCCTCACCCCCGGAGGCTCCGACAGGTTTTGAGCAGGAACCGGGAGGAAGCCACCGCCGGTGCCGGACAGGAAAGGATGAGAAGGGGGGGGCGGCGGAGGGGGGGGTGAAGATCACAAACCGGCCGGCTGAGCCGCTTCTCGGCATGCAAAAGCACACAAAATCAGGGAGCGGAGGGGATGGACCGAGTGACAGTTTTACGTCTCTccacagccccctcctcctcctcctcctcctcctttttttctccctcctcctttacTTCCTCCACCGCCTTCCCCAAAATACGCACAGCGtagccccctccccccctcccctcctccatccACTCCACCCCAGCAGCGCCGGGAGGGCGCCGGGGACTCCCGGCAACGGGAAATACCACCACCCCCACCAACCCCCCCCGCTCCTCCCCTCCTCCGCCcggctgctgggagaggggaccGGCGGAGACACCCCCCTGCCCAAAGCCGGCTGCGGGAGCGGGGATCCCGCAGCCCGACCCGGGTTTATGCCGAGCCCCAGGGCTCCGGTCAGGTTGGGGGGCACGGTCCCGGGCTCACCTCGATACGCAGGGTGGAATCCTGCGGGTTGGCACCGGTTGGACCCCCGGAGGGTTTCACAAACATGAACTCGCTGATGTCCGAGACAGGCGAAAAGCAGGAGCGGTAACGCGGGGCGGGGGGTGCGGTGGCCGTCACCTGGACGCCCATCACCGTGTCCCCTTGCTTAGGTTCATAGTGCAAGTGCCCAAAAATGTGGCTGGGAGGGGGTTGCAGGGTGTTCACGCTCTCCACGCAGCAGCCCTGGTTGGCTGGCGCCGAGCCCCGCCGGAGGCACCGCACGCCCAGCACTGCCAGTCCCACCAGCGAGACGGTGGAGATGAGCACCAGGGACACGATCAGATAAAGTGTAATCGTGGGTAAGCCCCCACCATCAGCGACCCCAGCCTCAGAGCCCTGCAAAGCCTCCGGAccctcctcctccaccagcaccaccagtgTGACCGCTGTGGAGAGCGGAGGATCCCCAGCGTCCCGGACCACCACCAGCAGTTCGTGAGCAGAAGCATCCGTCTCCTGCACGGTCCGTGTGATCCGGATCTCTCCGGAGCGCAGGGCCACGCTGAAAAGCCCCGGCTCTGTGGCTTCCACGAGGTGGTAGGAGAGCCAGGCATTGCGCCCCGAGTCTGCATCTATTGCCATCACCTTGGTGATGAGAGCAGGAGGGGTGGTGGAGCGGGAGATCCGGAACTGGGCAGCTGAgtcctccccagccctggggaaaagCACCTGGGGGGCATTGTCATTCTGGTCCACTATAAAAACATGAACCAGTGTCCTGTTCCTCAGGGCTGGGGAGCCACCGTCAGAGACCTCCACGTGGAACTGGAGATAGGTGGTTTGCTCATAGTCAAAAGGGAGTTTGGCAGAGACCTGCCCACTTGTGGGATGTATAGAGAGGTAGCGAGTAGGATCCAGGCCTGGATCTGTCCCACCAGCTCGCAGGATGGAGTAGGAGAGGCGGGAATTCTGCTCCGAGTCTGGGTCGGTAGCAGAAACTGCAACCAGCACGCTGCCCGCAGGGTTGTTTTCTGCCACCAGCACTTCGTAGGATGCTTGCTCAAACTGGGGAGCGTTGTCATTGACATCTACCAGGATGATTGGCAAGATGGTGTGGTGGGAGAGAGGTGGACTGCCCAGGTCCGAGGCAGAGACCGTGACGTTGTAGTAGGCAACACGCTCCCGGTCCAAACGGGTGCTGGTTAGCAGCGAGTACTGGTGCTCATAGTCCTTACGCAGCTGGAAGGGAAGATCTGGAGACACGTGACACTGGACCTTGCCCTGATCCCCAGAATCCCTGTCTCTGACGTGTATGACAGCCACCACTGTGCCTGGGGGTGCATCCTCactcagggagctggagaaggaggtgagaATGACCTCAGGGGCGTTGTCATTGACATCGGTGATTTCCACCACCACGCTGCAGTGCTCCTCCATCCTGGGCGACCCCATGTCTTTGGCCTCCACTTCAATCTCGTACACAGTCGCCTCCTCGAAGTCCAGGTTCCCCTGGACCCGAATCTCCCCAGTTTGCTCATCGATGGCAAAGATCTGGCGTAAGGCAGCCGAGTTGTGGCTACTGAGGGAGTAGCGGATGTCTCCGTTGGGCCCTTCGTCCACATCGGTGGCATTTAACTTCACCACGAGGGTGCCCAGTGGTGAGTTCTCCACCAAGCGAGCTCCGTAGGATGGTCTGTCGAAGACCGGGTGGTTGTCATTGGCATCCAGGACCTGAATAGTGATGCGTATCTTGCTGGACTGAGGAGGAGAACCTCCATCCTCAGCAGTCAGGACCAGATAGTGGAAAGCTCTGAGCTCCCGGTCCAGAGCCTTCTCCAACACCAGCTCAGGAAACTTTCCACCGTCTGTGCGCGCCTTCACGTTGAGGTTGAAGTTCTCGTTGGCACTCAGGTGGTAGGTCTGCAAGGTGTTGGTGCCCACGTCAGGGtcctgggcaggctggatggGGAAGCGGGCACCCAGGGATGCCAGCTCATAGATGCGCAAGGAGACCTCCTCAGCAGGGAACTCCGGGGGGTTATCGTTGATGTCCAGGATCTCCACCTCGATCCGATAAAACTCCACCGGGTTCTCGATGGCAAGTTTCAGGTGGAGGAAGCAGCGGGGGTTCtgcccacagagctgctcccgGTCAATCCTCTCGCTGACCATGATAACCCCAGTGTTCACGTTGACAGAGAAGTACTGGG
This window of the Calypte anna isolate BGI_N300 chromosome 13, bCalAnn1_v1.p, whole genome shotgun sequence genome carries:
- the LOC103537167 gene encoding LOW QUALITY PROTEIN: protocadherin gamma-C5-like (The sequence of the model RefSeq protein was modified relative to this genomic sequence to represent the inferred CDS: deleted 1 base in 1 codon); this translates as MGAASTECGPQRGGHRSPAAHPARMPRAGKAGRSLGLPRVFSFCLFLHSSSAQIRYIIPEELTRGSFVGNIAKDLGTDVGKLAAANLQVLSDSDSQYFSVNVNTGVIMVSERIDREQLCGQNPRCFLHLKLAIENPVEFYRIEVEILDINDNPPEFPAEEVSLRIYELASLGARFPIQPAQDPDVGTNTLQTYHLSANENFNLNVKARTDGGKFPELVLEKALDRELRAFHYLVLTAEDGGSPPQSSKIRITIQVLDANDNHPVFDRPSYGARLVENSPLGTLVVKLNATDVDEGPNGDIRYSLSSHNSAALRQIFAIDEQTGEIRVQGNLDFEEATVYEIEVEAKDMGSPRMEEHCSVVVEITDVNDNAPEVILTSFSSSLSEDAPPGTVVAVIHVRDRDSGDQGKVQCHVSPDLPFQLRKDYEHQYSLLTSTRLDRERVAYYNVTVSASDLGSPPLSHHTILPIILVDVNDNAPQFEQASYEVLVAENNPAGSVLVAVSATDPDSEQNSRLSYSILRAGGTDPGLDPTRYLSIHPTSGQVSAKLPFDYEQTTYLQFHVEVSDGGSPALRNRTLVHVFIVDQNDNAPQVLFPRAGEDSAAQFRISRSTTPPALITKVMAIDADSGRNAWLSYHLVEATEPGLFSVALRSGEIRITRTVQETDASAHELLVVVRDAGDPPLSTAVTLVVLVEEEGPEALQGSEAGVADGGGLPTITLYLIVSLVLISTVSLVGLAVLGVRCLRRGSAPANQGCCVESVNTLQPPPSHIFGHLHYEPKQGDTVMGVQVTATAPPAPRYRSCFSPVSDISEFMFVKPSGGPTGANPQDSTLRIEQAQPNTDWRFSQTQRPGTSGSQNGEEGGAWPNNQFDTEMLQAMILASANEAADGNSTLGGGNGTMGLSARYGPQFTLQHVPDYRQNVYIPGSTATLTTAPGKRDAKNAGAAGGNKKKSGKKEKK